A DNA window from Thalassospiraceae bacterium LMO-JJ14 contains the following coding sequences:
- a CDS encoding hydroxyacid dehydrogenase, translating to MNANTRRLVYFDTWAHPVAVEILENAPGIELIRLDQDEDEARVFEVMQGAHGYQMLAKTEMQPRWRPDRAFMEKCPNLLAISSLGAGYDACDDAAATDMGIMVMNNSGANSDSVAQHAIGMLLALGKNMIRHDRMMRKAPGLDRMAYPGLEATGKTLGIIGLGNIGRRTAKIARHALDMNVIAYDPYISDADFTERNAEKADFETVFRTSDFISVHCPLTAETRGMIGAEAFAMMKPEAYFITTARHFVHDEAALVEALAKGQMNGAGVDVFDDEPPGPGHPLMQFENVLMTPHAAGITDVCNYKMAKWGAEQWVEVLGGKRAPRLVNPSCWDAYVERHTRIIGHAPVG from the coding sequence ATGAACGCCAATACCCGCCGTCTTGTCTATTTCGATACCTGGGCGCATCCGGTCGCCGTGGAAATCCTGGAAAACGCGCCCGGAATCGAATTGATCCGTCTCGATCAGGATGAAGACGAGGCCAGGGTCTTCGAGGTCATGCAGGGCGCACACGGCTATCAGATGCTGGCCAAGACGGAAATGCAGCCGCGCTGGCGGCCGGACCGGGCGTTCATGGAAAAGTGTCCGAACCTGCTGGCGATCTCGTCCCTCGGTGCCGGTTACGATGCCTGCGACGATGCGGCGGCGACGGACATGGGCATCATGGTGATGAACAATTCGGGTGCCAATTCCGACAGCGTCGCACAGCACGCCATCGGCATGCTGCTGGCGCTCGGCAAGAACATGATCCGCCATGACCGCATGATGCGTAAGGCCCCGGGTCTCGACCGCATGGCCTATCCGGGCCTCGAAGCGACCGGCAAGACGCTGGGGATCATCGGTCTCGGTAACATCGGCCGGCGCACGGCGAAGATCGCCCGCCACGCGCTGGATATGAACGTCATTGCCTATGATCCGTATATTTCCGATGCCGACTTTACCGAGCGAAACGCCGAAAAGGCCGATTTCGAAACCGTTTTCAGGACGTCCGACTTTATCTCCGTGCACTGCCCGCTGACCGCTGAAACGCGCGGGATGATCGGCGCCGAAGCCTTCGCGATGATGAAGCCGGAGGCGTATTTCATCACCACGGCCAGGCATTTCGTGCATGACGAGGCGGCATTGGTCGAAGCCCTCGCCAAGGGGCAGATGAACGGCGCCGGCGTCGATGTGTTCGATGACGAGCCGCCAGGCCCCGGCCACCCGCTGATGCAGTTCGAAAACGTCCTGATGACACCGCATGCGGCGGGGATCACCGACGTCTGCAATTACAAGATGGCGAAGTGGGGGGCCGAGCAGTGGGTCGAAGTTCTGGGCGGCAAGCGCGCGCCGCGTCTCGTCAATCCGTCATGCTGGGATGCGTATGTCGAGCGGCACACGCGGATCATCGGGCATGCGCCCGTGGGATGA
- a CDS encoding LysR family transcriptional regulator, translating to MNLKQLEAFLWVAKLGSFSKTAERLFTTQPAISSRIANLEAELLVQLFDREGGEVRLSAKGFEMLGLAEDALGAVQAMRDLAGVPAEISGILRLGVSETIVQTWLSDLLAELRENYPGLDVEISVDVTATLRNELVEHAIDVALLMGPVSEYTVTNTPLNSFPLIWAMRPPSDMKPGRKGKLRMTLKEMREYPILTFPRNTRPYFEISEAMRARTGEVPRLFPSTSLSACQRMVERGVGIGSLPRVFAENALNDGRLIEIESDWYPTALNFTASYIADPSRPILARVAEMAQTISAAGTAQA from the coding sequence ATGAATCTCAAACAGTTGGAAGCTTTTCTCTGGGTAGCGAAGCTGGGAAGTTTCTCGAAAACGGCAGAACGGTTGTTTACGACACAACCCGCCATCTCAAGCCGGATCGCAAATCTCGAGGCCGAGCTTCTTGTGCAATTATTCGATCGGGAAGGCGGAGAAGTGCGTCTCAGCGCAAAGGGTTTCGAGATGCTCGGACTGGCCGAGGATGCCCTTGGCGCTGTGCAGGCGATGCGCGATCTTGCCGGCGTGCCGGCGGAGATCAGCGGGATCCTGCGCCTCGGCGTTTCGGAGACCATTGTTCAGACCTGGCTGTCCGATCTGCTGGCGGAGTTGCGCGAAAATTACCCCGGGCTGGACGTCGAGATTTCCGTCGATGTGACGGCGACCCTCCGCAACGAACTGGTCGAACACGCCATCGACGTCGCGCTGCTGATGGGGCCGGTTTCGGAATACACCGTGACCAACACGCCGCTGAACAGTTTTCCGCTGATCTGGGCGATGCGCCCGCCGAGCGATATGAAACCGGGCCGTAAAGGCAAACTGCGCATGACGCTCAAGGAAATGCGGGAATACCCGATCCTGACGTTCCCCAGAAACACCCGGCCGTATTTCGAAATATCCGAAGCGATGCGGGCCAGAACCGGCGAAGTGCCGCGGCTGTTTCCCTCAACCTCGCTGTCGGCATGCCAGCGCATGGTCGAGCGCGGCGTCGGTATCGGCTCGCTGCCCCGGGTGTTTGCTGAGAACGCCCTGAATGACGGGCGCCTGATCGAGATAGAGAGCGACTGGTATCCGACGGCGCTGAACTTCACGGCATCCTATATCGCTGACCCCTCGCGTCCAATCCTGGCCCGTGTTGCCGAGATGGCGCAGACGATTTCGGCTGCCGGCACGGCACAGGCTTGA